In Massilia violaceinigra, one DNA window encodes the following:
- a CDS encoding cupin domain-containing protein translates to MSFIASTEAPTFKLHGASFTGLASPSRGATETAVWIVTLDSGTPATPHQLTREEIFVGLEGHATAKIGDQSFEVTPGSALVVPPHTMFTITNSGATPFKAVAVLPVGGQAVIAGQPAFTPPWAA, encoded by the coding sequence ATGTCTTTCATTGCGAGCACCGAAGCGCCAACCTTTAAGCTGCATGGCGCCTCGTTCACCGGCCTGGCTTCGCCCAGCCGCGGCGCGACCGAAACCGCCGTCTGGATCGTCACGCTCGATTCCGGCACGCCAGCCACGCCTCACCAACTCACGCGCGAAGAGATATTTGTCGGCCTGGAAGGCCACGCCACGGCAAAAATCGGAGATCAATCGTTCGAAGTCACACCGGGCAGCGCCCTGGTCGTGCCACCGCACACCATGTTCACGATTACGAACTCGGGTGCGACCCCGTTCAAGGCCGTCGCGGTCCTTCCGGTCGGTGGACAAGCTGTGATCGCCGGCCAGCCGGCGTTTACTCCGCCTTGGGCCGCGTAA
- a CDS encoding MarR family winged helix-turn-helix transcriptional regulator, whose product MSTKAMTDFGILLNVAFGTFKIQLHKRLAEKGFDDLGSSFGYVFRLLEAQPQSLKQVASALGITAQGALKVINDMVAKGYVERHEEPGDGRSKRLALTPRAVAAMAEAHRFHVQFERTLAAKFGADQVGVMRLILEHVHADASADGMATVRPF is encoded by the coding sequence ATGTCGACAAAAGCGATGACGGATTTCGGCATCCTGCTGAACGTGGCCTTCGGCACGTTCAAGATCCAGTTGCACAAGCGTCTGGCGGAAAAGGGATTTGACGATCTCGGATCGTCCTTCGGGTACGTATTTCGCCTGTTGGAAGCCCAGCCTCAGAGCCTCAAACAGGTGGCGTCGGCGCTGGGTATTACCGCACAAGGTGCTTTGAAGGTAATTAATGACATGGTTGCCAAGGGCTACGTCGAACGCCATGAGGAACCCGGCGACGGCCGTAGCAAGCGCCTCGCATTGACGCCGCGCGCCGTGGCGGCAATGGCCGAGGCGCATCGCTTCCATGTGCAGTTCGAGCGTACCCTTGCAGCAAAGTTTGGCGCGGACCAGGTCGGTGTGATGCGCTTGATTCTCGAGCATGTCCACGCTGATGCCAGCGCTGATGGAATGGCGACCGTGCGACCATTTTGA
- a CDS encoding BON domain-containing protein: MLVALAAGCASEPTARPVGVAIEDTAISARVKAALAGDPDVKARDVQVETFRGVVQLSEFVDSAQNVQRALDVTRRVIGVREVKNA; encoded by the coding sequence ATGCTCGTTGCCCTTGCAGCCGGATGTGCTTCCGAACCCACCGCCCGGCCCGTCGGTGTCGCCATCGAGGATACGGCCATCAGCGCCAGGGTGAAAGCGGCGCTCGCTGGCGATCCGGACGTCAAGGCCCGCGACGTGCAGGTCGAGACTTTTCGTGGCGTTGTCCAGTTGAGCGAATTCGTCGACTCCGCTCAAAACGTACAGCGTGCCCTCGATGTGACGCGCCGTGTCATTGGCGTACGCGAGGTAAAGAACGCTTGA